The Rubrobacter naiadicus genome includes a region encoding these proteins:
- a CDS encoding polyprenyl synthetase family protein produces the protein MASSAERFYEAGGAGVYQENGGSGEVLLHEAMLEGYLEKVEFSRERRLSGLVKAMRWPLLAGGEGRTYGLVCIEAASDLGLDAKEALPAAGAVEFVHTISMVHDALPAIGRLRPELEPYLEAVDQATAILAGDGFWGEALGLLTRAQSGSPERVLGAVRELARSTGAEGMIGGHSIGLGGERDGESPEAVYDLKWGTLFAAAAKMGASLAGGSQMELDAVSGYAWNVGICHRISLELDGSVPDGDRVFTRTLGKEAAESRAREARRAALGRLDEAGLEARGMRELLEYVSKTGRAERKEGR, from the coding sequence TTGGCGTCTTCTGCGGAGCGGTTTTACGAAGCGGGAGGAGCCGGGGTCTACCAGGAGAACGGGGGCTCCGGCGAAGTCCTTTTGCACGAGGCGATGCTGGAGGGATATCTCGAAAAGGTCGAGTTCTCGCGCGAGCGGAGGCTCTCCGGGCTGGTGAAGGCGATGCGCTGGCCGCTGCTCGCCGGGGGCGAGGGGAGGACCTACGGGCTGGTCTGCATCGAGGCCGCCTCGGACCTCGGGCTGGACGCGAAGGAGGCGCTGCCCGCGGCGGGCGCGGTCGAATTCGTGCACACCATCTCGATGGTGCACGATGCCCTCCCGGCGATCGGCCGGCTCCGGCCGGAGCTCGAGCCCTACCTGGAGGCGGTGGATCAGGCAACCGCCATCCTCGCGGGGGACGGGTTCTGGGGGGAGGCCCTCGGGTTGCTCACCAGGGCCCAGAGCGGATCCCCGGAGAGGGTTCTCGGGGCGGTGCGGGAGCTGGCGCGTTCGACCGGCGCGGAGGGCATGATCGGCGGGCACTCGATCGGCCTGGGAGGTGAGCGGGACGGGGAGAGCCCCGAGGCCGTCTACGATCTGAAGTGGGGGACGCTCTTCGCGGCCGCCGCGAAGATGGGGGCGTCGCTCGCGGGTGGCTCGCAGATGGAGCTCGATGCCGTCTCCGGATACGCCTGGAACGTGGGGATCTGCCACAGGATCTCCCTGGAGCTCGACGGCAGCGTGCCGGATGGGGACAGGGTGTTCACCAGGACCCTGGGGAAGGAGGCCGCCGAATCCCGCGCCAGGGAGGCTCGTCGGGCCGCCCTCGGGAGGCTCGATGAAGCGGGGTTGGAGGCCCGTGGCATGCGGGAGCTCCTGGAGTACGTGTCGAAGACCGGCCGGGCGGAGAGAAAGGAGGGGCGCTGA
- a CDS encoding UbiA family prenyltransferase, producing the protein MNLRTKLLAHLEMMRPYTMFHAGMLGFASALFLSGGEASWWRVALCFIVPTLGWIAGLYAGDYYDRDLDAIAKPHRPVPSGRVSPREAFSFMVFYILLGYALALVLSPVSFAIAVVTTVSGIAYSKTFKKMAILGNFDRGLLAALTVLFSGAAVGALSGTGWGVAALLGLFFFHDSSSNLVGAIRDLEGDRRAGYRTVPVVYGVAGSVWISAALALVWLVIALLLFSYYHHSSVALGLFAVSFCIACAVFVLLLLNRHRLTRPQALAAHKAMVIERVILSGAIAAVHGPAPVVIGVLVFVIAATELSQIALRNRYEFGTTKGG; encoded by the coding sequence ATGAACCTCCGCACCAAGCTGCTGGCGCACCTGGAGATGATGCGTCCCTACACGATGTTCCACGCCGGCATGCTCGGTTTCGCCTCGGCGCTCTTCCTCTCCGGTGGAGAGGCCTCCTGGTGGCGCGTCGCCCTCTGCTTCATCGTGCCCACCCTCGGCTGGATCGCCGGGCTGTACGCCGGCGACTACTACGACCGCGACCTCGACGCCATCGCCAAGCCCCACCGGCCCGTTCCTTCCGGCCGGGTCTCGCCGCGCGAGGCGTTCTCGTTCATGGTCTTCTACATCCTGCTCGGCTACGCCCTCGCGCTGGTGTTGAGCCCCGTCTCCTTCGCCATAGCCGTCGTCACCACCGTCTCCGGGATAGCCTATTCCAAGACCTTCAAGAAGATGGCCATCCTGGGCAACTTCGACCGGGGGCTCCTCGCCGCGCTCACCGTGCTGTTCTCCGGGGCGGCGGTCGGGGCTCTCTCAGGGACTGGCTGGGGTGTGGCGGCCCTCCTCGGGCTCTTCTTCTTCCACGACTCCTCCTCCAACCTCGTCGGCGCGATAAGGGACCTCGAGGGTGACAGGCGGGCCGGATACCGGACGGTGCCGGTCGTCTACGGCGTCGCGGGCTCCGTCTGGATCTCCGCGGCGCTCGCGCTGGTGTGGCTGGTGATCGCCCTCCTGCTCTTCTCCTACTACCACCACAGCAGCGTGGCCCTGGGGCTCTTCGCCGTCTCGTTCTGCATCGCCTGCGCCGTCTTCGTCCTGCTCCTGCTCAACCGCCACCGCCTCACGCGTCCCCAGGCGCTCGCGGCGCACAAGGCGATGGTCATCGAGCGCGTGATCCTCAGCGGCGCCATCGCCGCCGTCCACGGACCGGCCCCGGTCGTCATCGGGGTGCTCGTGTTCGTCATCGCCGCTACCGAACTCTCTCAGATAGCGCTTCGCAACCGCTACGAGTTCGGGACGACGAAGGGGGGATGA
- a CDS encoding tyrosine-type recombinase/integrase, with product MNPEKNLPAPRAYTHPEHRRLVDLFLRTLSSPQTKKTYNTEVRLFLGFVEGELGRGSIEELSAEDISLYRERLLDRYPAATAAKKLTVVRRFLTFAYMAGVTRVNPEAVKFFAKSPRVVYDPSYNVLTESELSRMFEAARRRNPRDYVMLAVLASCGLREAEVVGLKIGDFREVVDGQVFVRVEGKGGKVRNVPVSPELWTLVQRYVLSSGRSFVSQADARKPLFPSREGKDKPLTTRSVRYIVKKYAREAGITKAISPHSIRHTVGTNMAMNEAPLLVIQQFLGHSDPKTTLRYIRRAEELTARAYRYNTLPPL from the coding sequence ATGAACCCTGAGAAGAACCTCCCCGCCCCACGTGCGTACACCCACCCCGAGCACCGCCGCCTCGTCGACCTCTTCCTGCGTACCCTCTCCAGCCCCCAGACCAAAAAGACCTATAATACAGAAGTGAGGCTGTTCCTGGGCTTCGTCGAGGGGGAGCTCGGGCGGGGATCCATCGAGGAGCTGAGCGCGGAGGACATCTCGCTCTACAGGGAGCGGTTGCTCGATCGGTATCCTGCGGCGACGGCGGCGAAGAAGCTCACGGTGGTGCGCAGGTTCCTGACGTTCGCGTACATGGCGGGTGTGACGAGGGTGAATCCGGAGGCCGTCAAGTTCTTCGCCAAGAGCCCGAGGGTGGTATACGACCCGTCGTACAACGTGCTCACCGAGAGCGAGCTCTCCCGGATGTTCGAGGCGGCCCGGAGGCGCAACCCGCGGGACTACGTGATGCTCGCGGTGTTGGCCTCCTGCGGGCTCAGGGAGGCGGAGGTCGTAGGGCTGAAGATAGGGGACTTCCGGGAGGTGGTCGACGGTCAGGTCTTCGTGCGCGTGGAGGGCAAGGGGGGGAAGGTCAGGAACGTCCCGGTCTCTCCCGAGCTCTGGACGTTGGTGCAGCGCTACGTGCTCTCGAGCGGGAGAAGCTTCGTGTCGCAGGCGGATGCAAGAAAGCCGCTCTTCCCTTCGAGGGAGGGCAAAGACAAACCGCTCACGACCCGCTCGGTACGCTACATCGTGAAGAAGTACGCGAGGGAGGCCGGGATCACGAAGGCCATCTCCCCGCATTCGATCCGCCACACCGTGGGGACGAACATGGCGATGAACGAGGCCCCGCTGCTCGTCATACAGCAGTTCCTCGGGCACTCGGATCCGAAGACGACCCTGCGTTACATAAGGCGGGCCGAGGAGCTCACCGCGAGGGCGTACAGGTACAACACCCTCCCGCCGCTGTAG
- a CDS encoding FHA domain-containing protein yields the protein MSRCPNCGAEVLPQMKFCGECGVPLTEGYATVSYSPSFSDYEEELSQPVPEGRGEALLIELDQVEGTAGRRMHDIRGDRVTVGRSPNSDIFLDDVTVSRRHAEIRRNDHGFSIKDVGSLNGTYVNRVRVDEVDLRNGDEIQVGKYRFKFVSS from the coding sequence TTCTGTGGGGAATGTGGCGTACCGCTGACCGAGGGTTACGCGACGGTCTCCTATTCCCCGAGCTTCTCCGACTACGAGGAGGAGCTCTCTCAGCCGGTGCCGGAGGGCCGCGGCGAGGCCCTGCTGATAGAGCTCGACCAGGTGGAGGGCACCGCCGGGCGCCGGATGCACGACATCCGGGGAGACCGGGTGACGGTCGGGCGCAGCCCGAACAGCGACATCTTCCTCGACGACGTCACGGTCTCCCGGCGGCACGCCGAGATAAGGCGCAACGATCACGGTTTCTCGATCAAGGACGTCGGGTCGCTCAACGGGACCTACGTCAACCGGGTGAGGGTCGATGAGGTGGATCTGCGCAACGGGGATGAGATACAGGTGGGCAAGTACCGCTTCAAGTTCGTCTCGTCCTAG
- a CDS encoding adenine phosphoribosyltransferase: MNRLSIEELERRIRTVPDFPRPGISFKDITPIIEDGEALHAAVDALAEATEPYEYDRILSAEARGFVFGTALSYRARKGLILARKPNKLPRRTISASYELEYGTDALETHADSIPPGTRVLVTDDLLATGGTARAMCELVENAGGVVAACAFLIELRFLDGRSRLSPYPVVSLISYDEP; encoded by the coding sequence TTGAACCGGCTCTCCATAGAGGAGCTGGAGCGCAGGATCCGGACGGTCCCGGACTTCCCGCGCCCCGGCATCTCCTTCAAGGACATCACCCCGATAATCGAGGATGGCGAAGCCCTGCACGCCGCCGTGGACGCGCTCGCCGAGGCCACGGAACCTTACGAGTACGACAGGATCCTCTCCGCCGAAGCCCGGGGGTTCGTCTTCGGTACCGCCCTCTCCTACCGCGCCAGGAAGGGTCTCATCCTCGCCCGCAAGCCGAACAAGCTCCCCCGCCGGACCATCTCGGCCTCATACGAACTGGAGTACGGTACCGACGCGCTCGAGACCCACGCGGACTCCATCCCCCCGGGGACCCGCGTCCTCGTCACCGACGACCTCCTCGCCACCGGCGGTACCGCCCGCGCCATGTGCGAGCTGGTCGAGAACGCCGGTGGCGTCGTCGCCGCCTGCGCCTTCCTCATCGAGCTGCGCTTCCTCGACGGCCGCAGCCGCCTCTCTCCTTACCCCGTGGTCTCCCTCATCTCCTACGATGAACCCTGA
- a CDS encoding sugar phosphate isomerase/epimerase family protein codes for MSQFTTMPWSFEEDLDRYAALGVEELELCEEKLERGRETEQLGLLEVYGMRPSSVQPAVRTLFPSRMQPEPREIGERIERFKSTVELIAPFAPGAAFVCNTGPAPGGNVEAVIETAIREYRALAEFAAGYGVRVALEPLSPLLMNVESAIWTVGQAMRVIEGVGRENFGLCLDLWNVWQGAAVEDEIFRAGERIFCVHVSDWRTPRSFEDRAVIGRGEIPFPPLLQAIHRSGFDGPYTLEIFSHNVPGALWEGDLEEVVIESRKALEKIWRESVVGRS; via the coding sequence GTGAGCCAGTTCACCACGATGCCGTGGAGCTTCGAGGAAGACCTGGACCGCTACGCCGCGCTCGGGGTCGAGGAGCTCGAGCTGTGCGAAGAGAAACTGGAGAGGGGCAGGGAGACCGAGCAGCTCGGCCTGTTGGAGGTGTATGGCATGAGACCGAGCTCGGTCCAGCCCGCCGTCCGCACGCTCTTTCCGAGCCGCATGCAGCCTGAGCCGCGGGAGATCGGGGAGCGCATCGAGAGGTTCAAGAGCACCGTAGAGCTCATAGCCCCCTTCGCCCCCGGAGCCGCCTTCGTCTGCAACACCGGCCCCGCGCCGGGAGGCAACGTCGAGGCGGTGATAGAGACGGCCATCCGGGAGTACCGGGCGCTGGCGGAGTTCGCCGCCGGGTACGGGGTCCGAGTCGCTCTCGAGCCCCTCAGCCCCCTCCTGATGAACGTCGAGAGCGCCATCTGGACGGTAGGGCAGGCGATGCGGGTGATCGAAGGGGTGGGGCGGGAGAACTTCGGGTTGTGCCTTGACCTCTGGAATGTCTGGCAGGGTGCGGCGGTCGAGGATGAGATCTTTCGCGCCGGGGAGCGCATCTTCTGCGTGCACGTCAGCGACTGGAGGACGCCGCGCTCCTTCGAGGACCGCGCGGTGATAGGACGCGGCGAGATACCTTTTCCCCCGCTGCTCCAGGCGATACACCGTTCCGGCTTCGACGGTCCGTACACGCTCGAGATCTTCTCCCACAACGTGCCCGGGGCGCTGTGGGAGGGGGATCTGGAAGAAGTGGTGATCGAGAGCAGGAAGGCCCTCGAAAAGATCTGGCGTGAGTCCGTCGTCGGACGGAGCTGA
- a CDS encoding prenyltransferase/squalene oxidase repeat-containing protein, giving the protein MEEKVFPHELVDAQHRAFDFLESHRRSDGSWVGEMSSSALATAISCLALSLHPDAAPEGAVERGLGWLAADQNPDGGWGDGVVDPSNMNATSLTAAVLSMCAPREYEEEIRAAREWVDRHGGFEAINDPSRVTLSGPCRSLWALCGFVRWEEIRKLPTEMILLPRRIRRTVSTTFPAFLSLSMMHERFVPSPGFWQPVKRRATKEALGWLRKAQGPNGSYEESAFLTSLIVVALTQAEVGATDIVGRALPFIRESQREDGSWPIDRDLENFDSAQAVFAYHAAGRPVPRAGELRRWFLAGQFRKPFFATSSPPGGWAWALPAGWPDSDDTAYALKALRLLGVPPDHEAIRLGLSWCYAMQNRDGSWPTFVRNSRMPFDHDDPYITSQILSAFSMMEKEVREGRSARRALRYLREKQHEDGSFDSLWFRAYTRGTANVLEALVDLGLAQDEMAQKAARWLATHQNDDGGWSDGHGEAPSTAEETSWAVGALLSYDPARHRREIERGVRWLIDRQRPDGGWDPAVIGLYYASLSYSNSFYALTYPLIALSRYRRRVLEG; this is encoded by the coding sequence ATGGAGGAGAAGGTCTTCCCCCACGAGCTCGTCGACGCTCAGCACAGAGCCTTCGATTTCCTCGAGTCGCACCGTCGGTCGGACGGGTCGTGGGTGGGCGAGATGTCCTCCTCGGCCCTCGCCACCGCCATCTCCTGCCTCGCCCTGAGCCTGCATCCGGACGCAGCCCCGGAGGGGGCCGTCGAGCGTGGGCTCGGGTGGCTCGCCGCCGACCAGAACCCGGACGGGGGTTGGGGGGATGGCGTCGTGGACCCCTCCAACATGAACGCGACCAGCCTCACGGCCGCCGTGCTCTCCATGTGTGCTCCGCGGGAGTACGAGGAGGAGATACGCGCGGCGCGCGAGTGGGTGGACCGGCACGGGGGATTCGAGGCCATAAACGACCCGTCCAGGGTCACCCTGAGCGGTCCCTGCCGCTCGCTCTGGGCGCTCTGCGGGTTCGTCCGCTGGGAGGAGATAAGGAAGCTCCCGACGGAGATGATCCTGCTGCCCCGCCGCATCCGGCGCACGGTCTCCACCACCTTCCCCGCCTTCCTGAGCCTCTCGATGATGCACGAGCGGTTCGTGCCGTCTCCCGGGTTCTGGCAGCCGGTGAAGCGCAGGGCGACGAAGGAGGCCCTGGGCTGGTTGAGGAAGGCGCAGGGACCCAACGGTTCCTACGAGGAGTCGGCCTTCCTGACCTCGCTCATCGTGGTCGCGCTCACCCAGGCCGAGGTGGGGGCGACGGACATCGTGGGCCGGGCGCTGCCCTTCATCCGCGAGAGCCAGAGGGAGGACGGCTCCTGGCCGATAGACCGGGACCTCGAGAACTTCGACTCGGCCCAGGCCGTCTTCGCCTACCACGCGGCCGGGCGCCCGGTCCCGCGCGCGGGTGAGCTCAGGCGGTGGTTTCTCGCGGGCCAGTTCAGGAAACCTTTCTTCGCGACCTCTTCGCCGCCCGGCGGATGGGCCTGGGCGCTCCCTGCGGGGTGGCCGGATTCCGACGACACCGCCTACGCGCTGAAGGCTCTGAGGCTCCTGGGCGTGCCTCCGGACCACGAGGCGATCAGGCTCGGGCTGAGCTGGTGCTACGCCATGCAGAACAGAGACGGCTCGTGGCCCACGTTCGTGCGCAACTCCAGGATGCCCTTCGACCACGACGACCCATACATAACCTCCCAGATCCTCTCGGCCTTCTCGATGATGGAAAAAGAGGTCAGGGAGGGCCGGAGCGCCAGGCGGGCGCTCCGCTACCTGAGGGAGAAACAGCACGAGGACGGGAGCTTCGATTCGCTGTGGTTCAGGGCCTACACCCGCGGCACGGCGAACGTCCTGGAGGCACTGGTGGACCTGGGGCTCGCCCAAGACGAGATGGCGCAGAAGGCCGCGCGCTGGCTCGCGACGCACCAGAACGACGACGGTGGCTGGTCCGACGGTCATGGTGAGGCTCCCTCCACGGCGGAGGAGACCTCGTGGGCGGTGGGTGCTCTGCTCAGCTACGATCCGGCGCGCCACCGGCGCGAGATAGAGCGCGGGGTGAGGTGGCTGATCGACCGCCAGCGTCCCGACGGCGGATGGGACCCGGCCGTGATCGGGCTCTACTACGCCTCGCTCTCCTACTCCAACTCCTTCTACGCGCTCACCTACCCCCTGATCGCGCTCTCCCGCTACCGCAGGAGGGTGCTCGAGGGATGA
- a CDS encoding MerR family transcriptional regulator: MTSEGGTTRDRYTIGEVVEKLRPEFPTLSVSKIRYLERRRLLSLSRTRGGYRLFSPRDVELLRYILKLQDEEYLPLKVIKERIDRGEPFYSSQDSPDGLPRVSEDRTYTREELAEAVEVEPSFVDELINLGVIGRNGDLRQRDVEIVRMAREMAKYGIQPRHLRGIMAAVEREAAMFKQILNPDLRSGDEARIAEAMHKARHLAGMDSRLKELMMASIIESFAP; this comes from the coding sequence ATGACATCGGAGGGTGGGACCACCAGGGACAGGTACACCATCGGGGAAGTGGTCGAGAAGCTCCGGCCGGAGTTTCCGACGCTCTCGGTGAGCAAGATACGCTACCTGGAACGCCGGCGGCTGCTCTCGCTCTCGCGCACCCGTGGTGGTTACAGGCTCTTCTCGCCGCGGGACGTCGAGCTTTTGCGCTACATCCTGAAGCTGCAGGACGAGGAGTACCTGCCGCTCAAGGTCATCAAGGAACGCATAGACAGGGGGGAGCCCTTCTACTCCTCCCAGGACTCCCCGGACGGACTGCCCCGGGTCTCCGAAGACCGTACCTACACCCGGGAGGAGCTGGCCGAGGCCGTCGAGGTGGAGCCGTCTTTCGTGGACGAGCTGATCAACCTCGGCGTCATCGGAAGGAACGGCGACCTCAGGCAGCGCGACGTGGAGATCGTGCGCATGGCGCGTGAGATGGCGAAGTACGGGATTCAACCCCGCCACCTGCGCGGGATCATGGCCGCCGTCGAGCGGGAGGCCGCGATGTTCAAGCAGATACTCAACCCGGACCTGCGCAGCGGCGACGAGGCCCGTATCGCCGAGGCGATGCACAAGGCACGGCACCTGGCGGGGATGGACTCGCGCCTGAAGGAGCTCATGATGGCGAGCATCATAGAATCGTTCGCGCCTTGA